The genomic interval GGGCTGGTGGCAAGGCAGCCAGAGGGAAGTGATTTCTTCGatgctggaggctgctgtgtAAATGCAGAGAGCCAGCAGGCAAGGCTGCAGCCACACGACTGGCAGCTTGGCTCAGCAACAGCTGTGCCCAGTTATCccaaaggaaaaccaaagcGGCTCCTCCTGCCCATCTTCACGCTCCTACTTCCACTGCTTAGCGGGAGAACACAGCACGGAGGCGATAaactcaaaagagaaaaataagggTTTATTACAATCTCACAAGCTCCAGATCAGTGCTCTGAGCGTGCTCCCAGCTTGCTGAGCTTCTGCAGGAGGGTGCAGCGCAGCTCCTGGTGGCCCAGGCTGCCTGTCACGCTCTGCAGGAAGTGTCCCTCGTTGGCTCTGCGCAGCGCGGCGCACGGCGACCCGTCGGCCTTGCTGGACACCTCGTACTGTGACAGCACCTCCAGGGCCACCACCAGCAGCGGCTCCTCGCAGCCCTCGGCCGGCAGCATGGCGGCCACGTGCAGCAGGTGGCAGAAGAGCTGGATGCAGGTGAAGGACACCTCCTGCGCGCAGGGCTGCGACGCGGCTCCCGCCGCGGCCTTGAGGGAGGCCAGCAGGTCGGTGAGGCTGGCGCAGTACAGCTGCACCACGTGCAGCCAGGCCTCTGGAGGCAGCCAGGcggagcagctggagctgcagaggagctggaagccCCGCAGGAAGAGCACGGAGAGCTGCAGGTGGCAGGAGAAGGGGCGGAGGTTGAGCAGGGGCATGTGCTGCACGTACTCCAGCGTGTAGGGCACGTGCAGCACCTGCCTCCgcagcagctgctccaccaCGGGCACCATCCTCTTCCACTCACCGTGGCTGCACCAAGGCAGCACCTGGATGAGGGCCACCAGGAAGCCTTTGCTGAAGAGATTCACCTCTTCGGGGTTGTCCACGTTGACGGTGAGCAGGGCCAGCATGGTGTCcctgagggctggggacacgcaGCAGCACTCCATCCACGCCAGCAGCCCGCTGCCCGGCCCGTAGGCTGGCCAGCACTGGGAGGTCCACTCGTCCTCAGGGAGCCTGCAGATCTCAAACAGCGTCGCTGGGACCTCGTTCTTGAAGTGGTCCCCATAAAGCTTCTTCAGACGGAGCCCCACGGTCCAGTCCAGCGATGCCACCTTCCTGTGGAGCCAGGCCAGCGACTGCACCCACAGCTCCGAGGAGGGGACGGTCTCCGGTCCCACCAGCTcacacagctggcagaggatgTCCAGAATCAGGTCCTTGGtctccagggaagggaagagctgctcccTAGGCTGATGCCAGTACTTGGTGTAACCATCCAGAAGTTTGCAGAGGCTGAGGAGAAGTGGGAATGGGTGGCAGGATTTGATCCAGTGCTCTTCTGAGCCCGACGGTATTCCCAAAACCTTACTAAGGATCTGCAGGCTCAGCTCAATCTGAGCACAGTCTGACTTCAAACAGGGGAGGACAAAGGCTTTGGTCACTTCTGCAGGGGACACGAGCGGGGTGGCTGAGCCTGGCTGCATGAGGAAGGCCAGGAACTGAAGGAATTGCTCCTCTTCCCTTGCTGTGGAAAGCTTCCCCCACACTGCCTCCTGCAGACACCTCAGCACCAGGCTGCGTGGCCTGCCTGCATCCTCGTGGCTCTCCAGGaagctcagggctgggaaggagcagaggatttGGGCGAGGAACTGGTGTGCTCCGAGGTTGACCACAGCGAGGTGACAAACCTGCTTCACTGTGGCCTCGGGGGACAGCAGCGTCAGCCTGGCCACGGAAgccacagccctggccaggccTTCATCAGACACACTCTCTGTGATCTGGTTCAAAGTCACATTCAGATCCTCCTGGAACCCCTCCCTGACAACCTGCACGTTCTGGGACAGACCCGGGCCACCCCAGGACGCCAGGACACCTGAGATCACTTTGTTTTTGTCACTCAATGAAAGCTCAGTGTAACACTCCACGATGGCTTTGGTCACTTGCATCTGCAGCTCTTGGGCCTCCTTGTCATGGTGGGATGTGGCAAAGTCCACCAGCGTCTCCAGCAGtttcaaaaccagctcaggGGTCTGGAACAGAGCTTTGTTTTCCACCAGGCACTCGACCCAGGCCTTTGAAAACGCCCAGGTCCTTTCAGATGCAAAAACAGAGCACATGTCCACGTGTCGCTCCAGCCTTTGTGCAATGATTGCCATGGCAACTGCAGACACGAGGCTGCTGTCCACATCCTCCAGGACAGCGCTGGTGTCCCTGAGGAAGTCCTTggtgagctgtgccagctctgacACCACCCGTGTCTCGCCCTCCCCCAGCTCTCTGGTCTCCGAGAGGAAATCCAGCTTCTTCCCAAGGCTGCTCAGAGCGTCCAGCAGCCGGTAGCTCTGGAAGCCCAGCTCCTCAGATGCCCTCAGAGcgtcctgcagctcctctccccaggcCTGCAACAAGCTGCAGAGCAAGTCCAAGCCGCCAAAGAGCTCCTCACGAGAGGGTCTGCTCAGGCACAGGAGGCTCACgctcctctctgcctccctcacctTCTCTCCCAGCCCGCAGGGGTGGTACTGGCACTCGGTGTCACCGCTCCACAGGCTGACCACGGCACTGACCTTGGCCAGGAGCTCTGTGACGGGCAGGGGGCTGTCCCCTGGCGCCAGCCCCGaggacaggcacagcagctccgCCAGGTTGGCCAGGGCGTAGCACCTCAGGCGGGGCTGGGCGATGCTGCCTCGGATCTGCTTcaacccctgcagcagcaccgcCGGCAGCCCGGGGGCAGCTGGGGCGTGCCCTGGGTCACCCTTGAACCTCTTCGGGGGCCGCAGCCCATCCTCCAAGGAGGAGTCCCCGCCGTGCTGCCGGATGAGCGCGCCGAACGCCGACACCGTGGCATCCTCCTGGCCCTCCCTGTGCTTCAGCACCTCCCACCACACGTCCAAGAAGAAGCTGACGTCGGACGGGGACGTCTCGCTGGAGATGTACTCCACcaggctctccagctctccccgGCACACGCCGGGGggcagcgccagcagcagcc from Motacilla alba alba isolate MOTALB_02 chromosome 19, Motacilla_alba_V1.0_pri, whole genome shotgun sequence carries:
- the GEMIN4 gene encoding gem-associated protein 4 isoform X2 codes for the protein MEPAERGPAMAPGCPAGPWAVGEETAILHGGFLLAARLLQPRPLRELRKADWPRAGVPITDALREIGERCPSPRGLWKEEAVAIVWAKILLPAPPAAAALERGWEEDGFFSVGAMIPDVNRTALFELVKALGAPRLLVRLLLALPPGVCRGELESLVEYISSETSPSDVSFFLDVWWEVLKHREGQEDATVSAFGALIRQHGGDSSLEDGLRPPKRFKGDPGHAPAAPGLPAVLLQGLKQIRGSIAQPRLRCYALANLAELLCLSSGLAPGDSPLPVTELLAKVSAVVSLWSGDTECQYHPCGLGEKVREAERSVSLLCLSRPSREELFGGLDLLCSLLQAWGEELQDALRASEELGFQSYRLLDALSSLGKKLDFLSETRELGEGETRVVSELAQLTKDFLRDTSAVLEDVDSSLVSAVAMAIIAQRLERHVDMCSVFASERTWAFSKAWVECLVENKALFQTPELVLKLLETLVDFATSHHDKEAQELQMQVTKAIVECYTELSLSDKNKVISGVLASWGGPGLSQNVQVVREGFQEDLNVTLNQITESVSDEGLARAVASVARLTLLSPEATVKQVCHLAVVNLGAHQFLAQILCSFPALSFLESHEDAGRPRSLVLRCLQEAVWGKLSTAREEEQFLQFLAFLMQPGSATPLVSPAEVTKAFVLPCLKSDCAQIELSLQILSKVLGIPSGSEEHWIKSCHPFPLLLSLCKLLDGYTKYWHQPREQLFPSLETKDLILDILCQLCELVGPETVPSSELWVQSLAWLHRKVASLDWTVGLRLKKLYGDHFKNEVPATLFEICRLPEDEWTSQCWPAYGPGSGLLAWMECCCVSPALRDTMLALLTVNVDNPEEVNLFSKGFLVALIQVLPWCSHALRALPAGLPAPLQLQLLRLAASRGLAARGAAVLRQPHRPAGLPQGRGGSRVAALRAGGVLHLHPALLPPAARGRHAAGRGLRGAAAGGGPGGAVTVRGVQQGRRVAVRRAAQSQRGTLPAERDRQPGPPGAALHPPAEAQQAGSTLRALIWSL
- the GEMIN4 gene encoding gem-associated protein 4 isoform X1; translation: MEPAERGPAMAPGCPAGPWAVGEETAILHGGFLLAARLLQPRPLRELRKADWPRAGVPITDALREIGERCPSPRGLWKEEAVAIVWAKILLPAPPAAAALERGWEEDGFFSVGAMIPDVNRTALFELVKALGAPRLLVRLLLALPPGVCRGELESLVEYISSETSPSDVSFFLDVWWEVLKHREGQEDATVSAFGALIRQHGGDSSLEDGLRPPKRFKGDPGHAPAAPGLPAVLLQGLKQIRGSIAQPRLRCYALANLAELLCLSSGLAPGDSPLPVTELLAKVSAVVSLWSGDTECQYHPCGLGEKVREAERSVSLLCLSRPSREELFGGLDLLCSLLQAWGEELQDALRASEELGFQSYRLLDALSSLGKKLDFLSETRELGEGETRVVSELAQLTKDFLRDTSAVLEDVDSSLVSAVAMAIIAQRLERHVDMCSVFASERTWAFSKAWVECLVENKALFQTPELVLKLLETLVDFATSHHDKEAQELQMQVTKAIVECYTELSLSDKNKVISGVLASWGGPGLSQNVQVVREGFQEDLNVTLNQITESVSDEGLARAVASVARLTLLSPEATVKQVCHLAVVNLGAHQFLAQILCSFPALSFLESHEDAGRPRSLVLRCLQEAVWGKLSTAREEEQFLQFLAFLMQPGSATPLVSPAEVTKAFVLPCLKSDCAQIELSLQILSKVLGIPSGSEEHWIKSCHPFPLLLSLCKLLDGYTKYWHQPREQLFPSLETKDLILDILCQLCELVGPETVPSSELWVQSLAWLHRKVASLDWTVGLRLKKLYGDHFKNEVPATLFEICRLPEDEWTSQCWPAYGPGSGLLAWMECCCVSPALRDTMLALLTVNVDNPEEVNLFSKGFLVALIQVLPWCSHGEWKRMVPVVEQLLRRQVLHVPYTLEYVQHMPLLNLRPFSCHLQLSVLFLRGFQLLCSSSCSAWLPPEAWLHVVQLYCASLTDLLASLKAAAGAASQPCAQEVSFTCIQLFCHLLHVAAMLPAEGCEEPLLVVALEVLSQYEVSSKADGSPCAALRRANEGHFLQSVTGSLGHQELRCTLLQKLSKLGARSEH